The following are encoded together in the Streptomyces tsukubensis genome:
- the aroA gene encoding 3-phosphoshikimate 1-carboxyvinyltransferase: MHLLVKGIQHQLTGEVLVPNSKYHAHRALILASLADGVSRVHGLSDARHVQYTVQLLRGLGVKITTDGDTFVVHGLGGRYRPRRAAVSAGSSGTTLYFMIGLAALSDRPVSVTGQKYFRRRPVGPLLGALRQMGVRLESADDCPPVHVQDHRPTGGHVQIAGTLSQWISGLILLAPFASGHTTIEVQGELNERSYLELTVAMMRQFGLQVTVSDDWRRFDIEPDQEAVPTDLTLPPDIGSAAFGIAAAAIHPSDVLLRGMTRLEGGPADHPEFHFLDIARAMGVPMELDEAAGGVRIQQDRPELKGVTVDCRDVPDMLPILSTLGTFAYGESVFQNIAHTRLKESDRAAAMLQLNSMGGDLELSGDALRVRGVEGLVGAKLSSFNDHRVLMSLAVASSRARGHSTLTYPGAYRISYPTFLDAMNTLGLPMSVENGAGGSAKGASRRLEKEVAKPDLAAGITLPEWLRRRAASRPDDTAVIDVRPDRDEVVTWRGLEERVERAAALLLRLGVKPGENVAYQLPNRVEFVVLSLAALRVGAVCCPIIPFFREREVGFVLRRSKARVLVVADRYRSRGPAEELLGLPARERGELEQVVVISESAGPATMPEGDSDGLVLHDWEQALAETELDEAARAALDALVPTPAMTAQLLFTSGTTGEPKGVTQPSEHLVRAVSMEIKHLGLGARDAVWVPSPLAHQTGFLYGMTLAMVLGVPQIVQSEWDAKRALQSLNEHGATFVQAATPFLSDLVKAVEDGGEMPRKLRIFVATGATVPRGLAERAGRVLGADICGAFGTTETCLGALSAPSDEPGQRWGSDGRALDGIELRVTDDQGRVLPAGEEGNYEIHSPTVFDGYLDRPDLTAEVFTEDGWYRTGDLATIDSAGFLRITGRVKDVINRGGEKIPVAEIEQLLFDHPAVDDVAVVAMPDERLGERACAFVVLKDGSGLSFDDMVAYLDEHQVAKQYWPERLEPIGVLPRNPIGKVQKFELRERARGLRPQGA; encoded by the coding sequence ATGCACCTTCTTGTCAAAGGGATTCAGCACCAGCTCACCGGTGAAGTCCTCGTTCCCAACTCCAAGTACCACGCGCACCGCGCACTGATCCTCGCCTCGCTGGCCGACGGCGTCAGCCGCGTCCATGGGCTCTCCGACGCCCGGCACGTCCAGTACACCGTGCAGCTCCTGCGCGGCCTGGGAGTGAAGATCACCACTGACGGTGACACCTTTGTGGTGCACGGTCTCGGCGGCCGGTACCGGCCGCGTCGCGCCGCCGTGTCCGCCGGAAGCTCCGGCACCACTCTCTACTTCATGATCGGGCTGGCGGCTCTCTCGGACCGCCCGGTCTCCGTGACAGGTCAGAAGTACTTCAGGCGGCGCCCTGTCGGCCCGCTGCTCGGTGCGTTGCGCCAGATGGGCGTACGCCTCGAATCGGCCGACGACTGCCCGCCCGTCCATGTGCAGGACCACCGCCCCACGGGCGGACACGTCCAGATCGCGGGCACCCTCTCGCAGTGGATCTCCGGCCTCATCCTGCTGGCCCCCTTCGCCAGTGGTCACACCACCATTGAGGTCCAGGGCGAGCTCAACGAGCGTTCGTACCTGGAACTGACGGTGGCGATGATGCGTCAGTTCGGTCTCCAGGTCACCGTCTCCGACGACTGGCGGCGCTTCGACATCGAGCCGGACCAGGAGGCCGTGCCGACCGATCTGACGCTGCCGCCCGACATCGGCTCCGCTGCCTTCGGTATCGCCGCCGCCGCGATCCACCCCTCCGACGTACTGCTGCGCGGTATGACGCGCCTTGAGGGCGGGCCCGCCGACCACCCCGAGTTCCACTTCCTGGACATCGCTCGGGCGATGGGTGTGCCCATGGAGCTGGACGAGGCCGCCGGTGGTGTCCGTATTCAGCAGGACAGGCCCGAGCTGAAGGGTGTGACGGTGGACTGCCGTGACGTGCCCGACATGCTGCCGATCCTCTCCACGCTCGGCACCTTCGCGTACGGCGAATCGGTCTTCCAGAACATCGCGCACACCCGGCTCAAGGAGTCGGACAGGGCCGCCGCGATGCTCCAGCTGAACTCGATGGGCGGCGACCTGGAACTGTCGGGCGACGCGCTGCGCGTCCGCGGGGTGGAGGGGCTCGTCGGGGCGAAGCTGTCGTCCTTCAACGACCACCGGGTGCTGATGTCGCTGGCCGTGGCGTCGTCGCGGGCCCGCGGGCACTCCACGCTGACCTACCCGGGTGCCTACCGGATCTCCTATCCGACCTTCCTCGACGCCATGAACACCCTCGGCCTGCCGATGTCGGTCGAGAACGGCGCGGGCGGCTCGGCCAAGGGCGCCTCGCGCCGTCTGGAGAAGGAGGTCGCCAAGCCCGACCTCGCCGCCGGGATCACGCTGCCCGAGTGGCTGCGGCGCCGGGCCGCCTCCCGCCCCGACGACACCGCCGTCATCGACGTACGCCCCGACAGGGACGAGGTCGTCACCTGGCGCGGGCTGGAGGAGCGGGTGGAGCGAGCCGCTGCCCTGCTGCTGCGGCTCGGGGTGAAGCCGGGCGAGAACGTCGCCTACCAGCTTCCGAACCGTGTCGAGTTCGTGGTGCTCTCGCTCGCCGCGCTGCGCGTCGGCGCGGTGTGCTGCCCGATCATCCCGTTCTTCAGGGAGCGCGAGGTCGGCTTCGTGCTGCGGCGCTCCAAGGCCCGGGTGCTCGTGGTGGCCGACCGCTACCGCTCGCGCGGGCCCGCGGAGGAACTGCTCGGGCTGCCCGCGCGGGAGCGCGGCGAGCTGGAGCAGGTCGTGGTGATCTCCGAGAGCGCCGGCCCCGCCACCATGCCCGAGGGGGACAGCGACGGGCTCGTCCTGCACGACTGGGAACAGGCCCTCGCGGAGACCGAACTCGACGAGGCCGCGCGGGCGGCGCTCGACGCCCTCGTGCCCACCCCCGCGATGACGGCCCAGCTCCTCTTCACCTCAGGCACCACCGGCGAGCCGAAGGGCGTCACCCAGCCCTCGGAACACCTGGTGCGGGCCGTCTCCATGGAGATCAAGCACCTGGGTCTCGGCGCGCGTGACGCGGTCTGGGTGCCTTCACCGCTCGCCCACCAGACGGGGTTCCTCTACGGGATGACGCTGGCGATGGTGCTGGGCGTACCGCAGATCGTGCAGTCCGAGTGGGACGCGAAGCGGGCGTTGCAGTCGCTGAACGAGCACGGCGCGACCTTCGTACAGGCGGCCACGCCGTTCCTCTCCGACCTGGTCAAGGCGGTCGAGGACGGCGGTGAGATGCCGCGCAAGCTGCGGATCTTCGTCGCCACGGGCGCCACCGTGCCTCGCGGTCTCGCGGAGCGCGCGGGCCGGGTCCTCGGCGCGGACATCTGCGGCGCCTTCGGCACCACGGAGACCTGCCTCGGGGCGCTGTCGGCGCCGAGCGACGAGCCGGGACAGCGCTGGGGTTCGGACGGCCGCGCGCTCGACGGCATCGAACTGCGGGTCACCGACGACCAGGGCCGGGTGCTGCCCGCGGGCGAGGAGGGGAACTACGAGATCCACTCCCCCACCGTCTTCGACGGCTACCTGGACAGGCCCGATCTGACGGCCGAGGTCTTCACCGAGGACGGCTGGTACCGGACGGGTGACCTGGCGACGATCGACTCCGCCGGTTTCCTGCGGATCACCGGGCGGGTCAAGGACGTCATCAACCGCGGCGGCGAGAAGATCCCGGTCGCCGAGATCGAGCAGCTGCTCTTCGACCACCCCGCCGTCGACGACGTGGCCGTGGTGGCCATGCCCGACGAGCGGCTGGGGGAACGTGCCTGCGCGTTCGTGGTCCTCAAGGACGGCTCCGGGCTCTCGTTCGACGACATGGTCGCCTACCTGGACGAGCACCAGGTCGCCAAGCAGTACTGGCCGGAGCGGCTGGAGCCCATCGGTGTCCTGCCCCGCAACCCCATCGGCAAGGTCCAGAAGTTCGAGCTGCGCGAGCGGGCCAGGGGCCTGCGCCCGCAGGGGGCGTGA